From the Aquirufa lenticrescens genome, the window TTTGCCCCGAGGAGCTTAATTTTAGGCCCATTTGAGCCTTACTTAATTCATTATATCGTTTTAACGCTTTGTTGAAGTGTCTATTACTAACGGTTCCAATGTAGACGTTTGCTAAGGCCACGCCGCCCACCGCTGACCAGTAAAAGCCTTCTGATATGCTTCCTTTACTCAAATAAGTAGAAAAAGCGAACACAGTGGAGAAACCGGCTAACCAGCTAGAAAGTTTACGTTGACGTTTGAATTTCAAGAATTCGACGTTGACTTCTGGGTCTCTGGCCTCCATTAAAGGTATTTGTAAGGCCAAAGGATGGTCAACCAATTGCCTGTCATACATAAATCTCCTCGTCCAAATTCCTTGCACTTCTTCGATCGGGAGTAATTTCTTCTCCTGCGCCATAGCGCCGCTAAAGGCGAGTAGAAAAAAGAAAAGTAAGCTCCTGATTTTCAAAGCAAAGCTGGGATTTTAGCCTACAAAATTAGGGCTTAAAATGGGGAAACGAAAGGAAAATTAGCGAAAATCGTACAATTTCGCCGGGCAAATCGCAATATCCAAAGGAATGTCGTGGCTTTCCACCTCCTCAATCAGGTCCACAGGATCGAAAAGACTGATGCCTATTTTTAGGCAATCTGGCCTGCAATTCAAAAGGTATCGATCATAAAAGCCTTTCCCATAGCCCACCCGGTTGCCTTTTAAATCAAAGGCTAAAAGTGGTAAGAGAATGATATCGAAATCGGTCGGTTTTACTACTGCGCCACCCACTGGTTCCGGAATGCCCCAAGCCGAGTTAGCGAACGTTTTCGAAAACGCCATCTCCATCGAACCTTCCGTGGCTGAAATAACACGTGGAAAAGCGAATTTGCCTTCGAGTGAATCTAAACTAATTTCATTTCGGTGGGGGATGGCTTTGAAACTGGCGATGGTTTTGCCGGGAATCAATAAAGGAGTCAAGGTTTCGATGACGCGCTGGGAGCGCTCACGGAATTCTTTTTCTCCCAGTTGTGTGCGCTGCGCCAACACTATTTTTCGAATCTCGGCCTTCTTCATATTCAAACCTAGTTAATTGCGTTCGGAATACAAATCTTCACGTGAGATGTTCCGTATAATTTTGTATTTTTGCCTCAATTTTGCCAATTTTTTCATTTTAACCCCACACGTCTGTGAGCTTTAAGGAATACAAAAATTTAGATTACGCCGCTTTGGCAGATGAAATTCTAGATTTCTGGAACGCGAATAACATCTTTGAAAAATCTATCTCCACTAGAGAGGGACAGCCTACGTTTACGTTTTTTGAAGGACCTCCTTCTGCGAACGGAACACCGGGGATTCACCACGTGATGGCGCGGGCGATTAAGGATATTTTTTGCCGGTATCAAACCCTAAAAGGGAAACAGGTAAAGCGCAAAGGGGGCTGGGATACCCACGGTTTGCCAGTGGAATTGCAGGTGGAGAAAGAATTAGGCATTACAAAAGAAGATATTGGCAAGACGATTTCGGTCGAAGAATATAACAAGAAATGCCGCGAGACGGTGATGAAATTCACTGATCAATGGAATAGTTTGACGGAGAAAATGGGTTACTGGGTGGATCTTGAAAACCCCTATGTGACCTACCAGGCGAACTATATTGAGAGCGTTTGGAACTTATTGAAGCGTTTATACGATCAAGGTTTATTATACAAAGGCTACACGATTCAACCGTATTCGCCAGCGGCGGGAACGGGTCTTTCGTCCCACGAATTGAACCAGCCGGGTTGCTACCGCGATGTGAAGGATACGTCCTTGACGGCGCAATTTAAGGCGATCAAGAACGCGAAATCCGAGTTTTTATTTGAGGCGTCAGGCGATGCGCCAGTCTATTTATTAGCTTGGACGACTACGCCTTGGACCTTGCCATCTAACACTGCTTTGACGGCTGGAAAGAATATTTCCTACGTGTTAGTGAAGACTTTTAATCCGTACACCTACGTGCCGGTTTATGTGGTGTTGGCCAAAGACTTAGTCAAAAACTACTTCCAATCAGCCGCTGAAAACAGCGACTTTGCGGCTTACGAAGCAGCAGAGAAAAAGCCGCAGGCAATTCCATACGAGATCGTTGCAACTTGCAAAGGATCTGATTTAGAAGGAGTAGAATACGAGCAATTGATGCCGTATGTACAGCCATCGGCGCCAGCGTTCCGTGTGATTTTAGGAGATTTTGTGACGACAGAAGATGGAACGGGCATGGTGCATACCGCACCGACTTTTGGAGCAGATGACTTTAGAGTGGCTGCCCAAAACAACATTCCAGCGCTTTTAATTACCGACGAAAACGGCAAAGAAGTGCCATTAGTAAATCGCCAAGGCCGTTTTGTGGCTCAGGTGACGGACTATGCTTTGGAACCCGTAAAAGAAGCTTACTTAACGGACGAAGAGAAAGAAGCAGAGCGCGTGAAGCAAGGCCGCGACAAATATTTGTCAGTGGATGAGCGCATCGCGATACAGTTAAAGACCGAAAATAAAGCCTTTAACGTACAGAAATTTGATCACCCGTATCCACATTGCTGGAGAACGGACAAGCCGGTCTTGTATTATCCATTGGATTCCTGGTTCATCAAGACGACGGCGGTAAAAGATAAATTAATCGCCTTAAATAAGACGATTCAGTGGAAACCGGAGTCGACTGGAACGGGTCGTTTCGGGAACTGGTTAGAGAATTTAGTGGACTGGAATTTATCCCGTTCTCGCTATTGGGGAACGCCTTTACCTATTTGGCGGACGGAAGATGGTTCGGAGGAAATCTGTATCGGTTCTTTAGAGCAATTGAAAACGGAAATTGAGAAGGCGCAGGCTTCTGGGACTTTAACCTCGACGCAATCAGCAGGTAACGCAGCTTTTTTAAAGGCTTTAGCGGCTGGAGAGGCAGACTTGCACCGCCCATTTGTGGATGAGGTATTCTTGCTTTCAGCGACAGGAAATGTTTTAACAAGGGAATTGGATTTGATCGACGTTTGGTTCGATTCAGGTGCGATGCCGTTTGCGCAATGGCACTATCCATTCGAAAATCAAGACGTATTTAAGCAGAGTTATCCGGCGGATTTCATTTCGGAAGGAGTGGATCAAACGCGTGGTTGGTTCTTTACACTGCATGCGATTTCGAGTATGGTGGAAGATTCTGTGGCGTTCAAGAATGTCGTTTCGACTGGATTGGTTTTGGACAAAAACGGAAACAAGATGTCCAAACGCCTAGGCAACGCCATCGATCCATTCGAGACCTTGAAAGCCTACGGTGCGGATCCAACGCGCTGGTACATGATCACGAATGCGCAGCCTTGGGATAACTTGAAATTTGATTTAGCTGGGATTACGGAGGTGCGCAACAAGTTCTTTGGCACACTGACGAATACCTATAACTTCTTTGCTCTTTATGCTAATCTCGATGGATTCGTTCCGGCGGGCATTAAAGAAGAGGACTTAACAGAATTAGATCGTTGGATTCTATCTAAATTAATGAATTTGATCGCGGAGGTCGATGAGGCTTTTGAGACGTATGAGCCTACGAAAGCAGGTCGCGCGATTCAAGATTTCGTCTGTGATCACTTATCTAACTGGTATGTTCGTTTGTCACGCCGTCGCTTCTGGAATCCGGAAACGGCGAATCAGGCGATCAACGCGGATAAACAAGCGGCTTACGAGACTTTATACCATTGTTTAGAGACGGTGGCACAATTAATGTCGCCGATCGCGCCGTTCTATGGTGAGTGGTTATACAAGAATTTGACGGGTAAAGAATCGGTTCACTTGACGCATTTTGCCAAAGTAAACCCAAGCCTACAAAACCCAGCATTAGAAACGTCGATGGAATTAGCGCAAGGTATTTGTTCGCTGGTTCACTCGATTCGCAAGGTGCACCGCTTAAAAGTGCGTCAGCCCTTAGCGCAGGTATTAGTGCCGGTATTGCAAGAGTCGGTAAGAGACCAAATCCGTCGCGTGGAAGACCTGATTAAATCAGAGGTGAACGTGAAGGAAGTCAATTATTTGAATGACGCTTCTGGGGTATTGAACAAGAAAGTGAAGCCTAATTTCAAGGCTTTAGGTCCTAAGTTTGGAAAAGATATGAAAGTGGTCGCGGAGGCCATCACGGGAATGTCATCGGACGATTTAGCAGCAATCGAGTCAGCTGGATCTGCGAAGATTCAAGGATTTGAGATCGCAATAGCGGACATTGAAATCTTGACGGAAGATATGCCGGGTTATTTGACGGCGAGTGAGGGTGGATTGACAATCGCGTTAGATAATACGTTAACGCCAGAATTAGTTCGTGAAGGGAATGCACGTGAATTCGTGAACCGTATTCAAAACCTACGTAAAGATTCTGGTTTCGATGTGACGGACAAAATAAATATCCAAGTTCAGCGTTCGGACGAAGAATGGACGGCCAGCTTGAATGAATTCAAAGCCTATATCTCACAAGAGGTACAAGCCTTGAGTTTGGAATGGGTGGATTCGGCTTCGACTGAACTTACTTTTGAGGAGTCTAATTTGTTCGTGAATGTCACGGTAGCCTAAAAAGATGCGAAAACTCACTTATTTGATTTTACTTTTAGGTGGGTTTTTTTCTGTGGCTGCGCAGTCTGAAGAACTCATGGTGGACGGCATGCGCGCCTACATGAGGGAGGATTTTGGTGAGGCGATCTTGGTTTTCGAGAAACTCGCTAAAGTACAGACGCAGGAGCCGGCGGTCTTTTATTATTTGGCCAAAAGCTATCTTGCCGACAAACAACTCACCTCAGCAAGAACTAACGCAGAGAAAGCACACATCTTATCGCCTTATTCCTTCGATTATGGCCTTTTATACGGAGACCTTCTTTTAGCGAACAAGGAATACAAAAAGGCATTAGCCTGTTTCGAAAATCTGCTAGCCTACGATGATCACCGCTTTGATAACGAGCCTGATATGATTCGGGTAAAGCAATTTGTCTTTTTGTCGAAAGGCGATGAGGCGAAAGAGCTGGCCGATAAAAATGCTTATTATCTACAAGCGGCGAATCTAGGACCTGTTCAAGAGGAACTTTGGGTTCGAATTATCCAATTAGATTGGGAATTAAATCGAAAAGAGGCGGTGGTGGAACACGCCCTGGAAGCATTGGAAAATTACCCTCGCATGGCGCCATGGTGTTATCCGATTTTAGGGGATGCCTATCAGGCTTTAGGGAATAATTCTGCGTCGGATGCAGCCTTTGATAAGGCTTTGGAGGCGAATCCGAAGGATGATCACGTGCTGAACAATTACAGTTATTTCTTGTCGATCCGTAAAGAAAAATTAGCGTTAGCAGATTCTCTTTCCGCTCGATTAGTAGCAGATCATCCGAAAAATGGCACCTATTTAGATACCCGGGCATGGGTATTGTTCGAACTAAAACGCTATTCAGAGGCTCGAGTGGCGATGGAGGCCGCTCTAAAAGACAAGGAAAATGCATCTGCTACCTTGTGGGAACATTATGGCGACGTGCTTTTTCGATTGAAATTAGTGGATAAAGCGATGGAGGCTTGGAAAGAAGCGCTTCGCTTAGATCCGGCTCGCGAATCTGTAGATAAAAAGATTCGATTGCGTCAAATTCCCGAAAATTGAGCTATTTTTGTTACCAAAATTCCTCCTTATGCGGATTCTTTTCAGTCTTGTTATGCTTTCCATCTTAGGTGCCTGTGCTCCTAAGGCGACGGTAGCTCCGACGAATTCCGTACAAGTAGATACCATTCAGGTAGATTCTACTCCCGCAGTTGCCCCAGTGGCTCCTGTTGAAATAGCGGATCAACAGTCTGCTTCTGATGATTTGAATTTCACTTATCTGAAGGCGAAATCGAAAGTGATGTGGAAAACGCGCTCGAACACGGACAACTACATTGTGGACATTCGGATGAAAAAAGATAGTATCATCTGGGCGAACATTTCCGTATCGATGATTTCAGGCGCGGCGGTTTTATTCACCAAAGACCGTGTTCAATTTTACCACAAGATTAATAACGAATACACGAATCTAACCTACGATAGTCTGAGCACGAGTTTAGGCTTCAAAGTGAGCTATGATTTGATCCAAAACATGATTGTGGGGAACCAACCTTACAAGAAAAACAATACGCGTCGCGTAGTTCGCGAGAATGAAAATTTCTTGATAAAACAGCAAGAGGGGCACGTGGAGGTCAATAATTGGGTGGGACCTAACCGCAAACTGAAGAAATTGTCAGTTAGTGATTTGCCTTCTTCGAACAAAATGACCTTGGATTATGAGGATTTTGCGAACTTGAATTCAGCCATATTCCCTTTCTCGAGTTCGATCACGCTAGATGTGAAAAACAAAGAAAATCAGGTGAACCAGACCTTGATTACAATTAAATATTCTAAAGTGGAGTTGTTAGACACGCCCTTGGAGTTTCCTTTTAAAGTACCCGCCAAACTATTAAAGCATTGAAATACCTTTTCCTTCTATTCGCGTTCCTTTTAACAAGTTCATCTTTCGCACAGTCAGATAAGAAAGCTGCTTTAGAGCAGCAGAAGAAAGATAATTTGTCCAAAATCAAGGAACTTAATTCCATCATTTCCCGTACTTCGAAGAAGAAAAATGCGTCGATTGGAAAGTTAAACGTATTGAAAGAGCAGATTGGCGTTCAGAAAAAACAGATTAGCGTTCTTGAGCAAAACCAACAGATTCTTGCGGAAGAAGCACAAAAACTACGCGAGGAAGGGGATGTGCTAAAAGCAAAATTAGAGCGATTAAAGAAAGAATATGCTTTGATGATTTATGAAGCTCAAAAAACATCTTCAGTGTACAACAAGATGAGCTTTCTGTTGCTATCGAATGATATTGGTGAATTCGTACGCCGTTTTGACTACCTGCGTCATTATTCTGCCAATCGAAAGAAACAGGCTGACTTGATTTACAAGACCCGTCAAGATTTAATGACGCAAGAGCAGAAGGTCGTTTACAAAAAGCAAGAGGAGAAGAAAGTGTTAGTGGAGAAGGAAGGGGAGAAGAAGAAATTAGAGGTATTAAAGACCAAAGAAGATAAGGTCGTGACCGTGTTGACTCAGCAAGAGAAGAAGCAGAAAACGGAATTAGAGCGAAAGAAATTAGCCGTTCGCAAATTGGATAATTTGATTGCTGGTATCGTTCAAAGAGAGATCCAAAAAAGTATTGAGCGGGAGCGTAAACTTCGCCAAGCCCGCCAAGTTAAAAAGGTAGAAGTGGCTAAACCTGCGTTGCCTGAGTTGAAGAAAGGAGAAACGACTAAGATCTTAGCTGAAAAACAACCAGAGAAAAAAGAGTCACCTAAAGAAGAGAAAAAAGCGGCAGTTGCTGAAGCTAAGAAGCCTAAAGCAGAGCCAGCTCCTGCTCCTGTAGAAGAAAAAAAGATTGAAAGTAATACCTATTATATGAATGCGGATGAGGCGAAATTAGCGAGCTCTTTCGCTGCTTTGCGTGGTCGCATGCCATTTCCGGTTCCATCGGGATTTATTTCGGATCACTTTGGCGTACATAAACACCCTTTGTTAAAAGGGGTGATGATCAATAATAATGGGATTGATATCCAAACCTCACCGGGTTCACCTGTACATTCCGTTTATGATGGGGTTGTGCAATCGGTCGTGAATATTCCAGGTATTAATATGGTAGTAGCTATTCAGCACGGGGATTATTTCACTGTGTATAGTAAACTAGCGAATGTTTCTGTCAGTGTGGGAACTCGGGTACGAACGGGTCAACGCATTGGTTCTGTAGCCTCGGATGAGGATGGGACGGCGGAGATAAATTTCCAGGTTTGGAAGAATACGGTACGTCAAAACCCAGAATCCTGGCTTCGTCGCTAAATCGAATACGACACTTTTAGGCTAATGTTGCGACCTTGGTCGTCTGCATAATAACGGAAGCGATTCAAGTAATCGCGGTATGCCGCGTTCAATGCATTCGAGACGCGCAGGTTTACATCAAAACGACGCATTTTAATTCCCCAATTTAGGTTTACTAAAAAATAGCCGGCAGGCGGTTCTGCATAATCGGATCCTTTTTCCACCCGCTTCTGCTTGGATACTTGAGTAACACCTCCACTTATATAGGCATTATTTTTCTTGAAAGCATAGCGAACGAGATACTCAAATCGATCTGCCGGAATATTGACCATATACTGATCATTTTGGGTGTCAAATGCCCGGACTAAACTTGTCTTTTGTTGGATAGAAATGCGAGAGCTTACCGCATAGCTTGCTTGGAAGTCAACACCTTGGAATCGAGCGTCAATTTGCTGATAAGTAAAAATAGGGAAAACACCCCTAACGGTTGTGGCATAAACGGCGACGCCATTCACAACTTCAGGTCTCAGGTAAATGAAATTGTGAATATGATTCGAATATAACCCGAGTTCAATATCCCAACGTTCCGGTTTAAAATTAGTGCTTAGGCTGAAGTTTGTTCCCGTTTCTCCCTTTAAGTTAGGGTCTCCTATCTCGTAGGCCCCAGCTCCGTGGTGAACCCCGTTTGAGAATAACTCATTTCCACCAGGAGCTCGGAAAGCTCGAGAAATGGTTAATTGAGATTCAGTTAATGGATCCCAGTGGTATTTTAATCCAATACTGCCCGAAAATCCACTAAATATCTGTTTATTCCGTAAAATGGTAGGAGAAAAATTAGCTTTAGGGCGATGCGTTTCAATTTCTTTTGCATCAAATCGAAGCCCTGCTTCTAATTCCCATTTTTCAGTGGCTCTTCTTTCTATCGCAAAAAAGCCGATGTTTTGAAGGGAATAATTTGGTAAAAGACTGGTGGTTAAGGTAGGGTTAGGGACTCTATTGCCAGAGGTGATGTTTCCCTGGTCTAGGTAGGTGAACCCTATTTGGCCTTTCCAACTTTTATTTGAGTTCGTTTCATCATAGAGGAATTCACCACTATGGGTATTTAAATTGAAACGAAGGGTATTAATATTTTTTCCTGCTCTTAATACATCTAATTCCCAGCGTTCGTCTGACTGTGCTGCAGCCGTAGCGCGAAGGGTAGCGCCGTTTGGTAGGTGGTAGTAGGCTTTGATTTTGGCCATATCATGCCAGACATCCTGGTTAGGGCGATCAATTCTGCGGATAAATTCATCAGGCGTAAAAGCCTTTAAAGGTCTATCCCGCGCAATAGATCGTTCTAAATCTGATATATTACCGATATGAGACCCTTCATAGATACCTATAACCGTGTGGAAGCGACTTACAAAAGCTTCGGCTCCCCATAAATTCGATTTATAGCCTGCTGCAAGGGACACATTTTCCTCTTTTAAACCGGTATTACTTAAATAGTAATCTGCTGTATGTACATTTCCGCCATCTTTCAAGGTGCCTTGTACACGCCAGCCCCAGCCCTTTTTACGCGGGATACCGCCTTCTAAAAGACCAGATAAAACCCCTTGTCTGCCATTGCTGAAATAAATACTTTGCAAGGAACCGTGAATAGCGGAGCTGTCCGGAAGCGCATCAGGTTCTAACATCACGATGCCACCTATTGCATCGCCACCGTATCGAAGTCCACCTGGGCCTTTGATTACTTGGATGTTTTTAGAAACAAATGGGTCAATTTCTGGAGCGTGCTCACTACCCCAGTTTTGGCCTTCTTGTCTAACACCTTGATTTAAAATAATGACTCGACTCGAATGTAGTCCATGAATCACCGGTTTTGAAACGGAGCTGCCTGTTTGCAGACTTTGAACGCCTGTTAGGCCTTTTAACATTTCTCCCAGGGATAAACCGTCCTTCTGAGAGCGTTCCTCCACACTTAATGACGTTCTAGATTGTGAAGTAATTTCTTGCTTTCTTCCTTGTACGAATACCTCTTGTAAATGTTCATCATGTGTGCTTAAAAGGAAATCTTCCTCTTTTTCATCCTCCAGATTGATGATTGTCTCTATCGGATCAAAGCTAGCCATTTGACAAACTAGGGTGTAGGTACCTGGACAAAGATCGCTTAAAATGAATTGGCCTTTTGCGTCCGAAATAGTCGCTTTGTTTAATCCTTTAATGTAAACATAGGCGCCAGGAACTTTTTCTTTATTCTCTTTAGAGGCTACAATGCCCTTTAATGTACAGTGGCAATTCGTTTGTGCGAAGCCATTGAAAGAAAGGAATGCCAGAAGAATAAATAGGTGTTTCATGTAGTTAATAGGGTTTAAAGATAGGTTAAATCCCCCTTTTATGCGAATCTTCTTTTACCTAAACGATTAATCGTTTTTGTGTGGCGATGAACAGGGTTATTTTGACTATAAAATTTTTTGTTTAATCTTTTTTAATTTTTTTTGAACAAATTATTTGTTTTGTTTAATCTTTTTATAAATTTGTTGAACAAAATAGATGATCAATATGACAGCTCTTGAGTTTACTTACCAAATAGGCACTTTTTCGAAGTTTTTGCGCCCTTTCGCGTTGCGTTTGACCAAAGACGGAGATGATGCAAACGACTTAGTTCAAGATACCTTAGTAAAGGCTTTTACAAATCGGGATAAATACCAGGACGGAACAAACTTGAAGGCTTGGTTATTCACTATTATGAAGAACACGTTTATTACCCAATACCAACGAATGGTACGTCGTAATACGTTCATTGATACAACAGATAATTTACACTTCATCAACTCAATGGAATCACTGCAGGAAAACACTGCAGTGAACTCCTTTATCAGTGAGGATATTCATTCCGCCCTGGCAAAAATCGACTCTATGTACCGCGTACCTTTCATGATGTATTTTGAGGGGTTCAAATATCATGAAATCGCGGAAGAGTTAGATTTGCCAATAGGGACGGTTAAAAATAGAATTTTTATGGCAAGACGTGATTTGAAGAATCATCTTCACATGTATGCATAAGAGTTTATAATGGTTTTGATTAGTTTTTTGGTTAACAGAAGGAAGTTAAAAAGCCAGATTTTATCTGGCTTTTTCTTTTTAGGCTTTGGGCCAAAAGAAAGATCGGTATATTTGTTAAATTAGAAGAATTATGAAGAAGGTTATCGTCATAGGGGCAGGGTTTTCGGGCCTATCAGCAGCAACTGAATTAGCTTCGAAAGGATATGAGGTCCAAATTTTAGAAAAGAATGATCACGCAGGTGGTCGCGCACGTGTTTTCCAATCGGATGGATTCACCTTTGATATGGGGCCATCCTGGTATTGGATGCCGGATATTTTTGAAACGTATTTTAATCGTTTCGGGAAAAAACCATCAGATTATTATGATTTAGTTCGCTTGGATCCATCGTATTCTGTGATCCTTTCGGAGACAGAAACCATCGATTTGCCAGCGAATTATGCTGATTTAAAAACCTTGTTTGAGTCCTATGAACCTGGTGCCGCGGCGCAATTAGATGCGTTTATGGAGCAGGCGGCCTATAAATACAAAGTGGGTATTCAAGATTTTGTGTGGAAACCATCCCGTAAAATCACCGAATTTTTAAGTCTTAAATTACTCATCGACGCGATTCGCATCGACGTCTTTTCTTCGTTTTACAAGCACATTCGCAAGTTCTTTACCTCGCCTACTTTATTGAAATTGATGGAATTTCCCATCTTATTTTTAGGCGCGATTTCACAAAATACCCCAGCGATGTACTCGCTGATGAATTATGCGGAAATCAAATTAGGTACTTGGTATCCAATGGGAGGTATGCACCACATCGTCAAAGGGATGGTGGCGCTTGCAGAGGAAAAAGGGGTGAAGATTACGTATAATGCGGAAGTGCAAGGATTCGAGATCGTCAAAGGAAATGTAGTCGGAGTTAGGACGGCTGCCGGCTTGCAAGAAGCAGATGCTTTCGTAGCTGGGGCAGATTATCATCATGTCGAAGAATTACTTGGAGATGGCTTACGTAATTATGATGAAGCGTATTGGGATAAGCGTGTGATGGCGCCTTCATCGCTTCTGTTTTACCTAGGAATTTCAAAACGCTTACCTAATTTAAAGCACCACAACTTATTTTTTGACCGTGATTTTACTGTGCATTCGCACGAAATTTATACGGATCCGGCTTGGCCTTCTGATCCCTTATTCTATGCCTCGGCACCTTCAGTAACGGATCCATCTGTGGCTCCTGAAGGATGTGAAAACGTGTTTTTATTGATTCCGGTGGCACCTGATTTGGAAGATACCGAAGAAGGAAGAGAGAAGTATTTTGAACAATTAATGGATCGTTTAGAAGCGCATTGCGGCGTTTCCATTCGTGACTCTATCGTATATAAGCGTTCCTATGCACACCGAGATTTTAAATCAGATTACCACGCCTATAAAGGGAACGCCTATGGATTAGCGAACACGCTGATGCAGACGGCGATTTTGAAACCAACCTTGAAAAATAAGCACTTGGATAATTTATATTACACAGGTCAATTAACGGTTCCAGGGCCAGGCGTACCGCCATCCTTGATCTCAGGAATTGTGGTAGCAGGCGAAGTCGATAAAGAATTAAAAGGATAATATGGATTTATACTTACAAGTTTCCCTTGCCTCGAGTAAGTTATTGACGAAGGCCTATTCGACATCCTTTTCTCTAGGAATTCGAACATTGGATGAAAAAGTGCACGATCCCATTTATGCTATTTATGGTTTCGTTCGTTTAGCCGATGAGATTGTCGATACGTTTCACGATCAGGATAAGGCTGCTTTATTGCAGCGTTTTCGCGAGGATACTTACCGCGCGATTGAAGAGAAAATAAGTTTAAATCCCATTTTGCATTCCTTTCAATGGGCGGTGAATAAGTTCGGGATGGAACGCGAATTGATTGATGCGTTCTTGTATTCGATGGAGTTGGATTTAACAAAACGGGATTACAATCCGGAGGAATACAAGCAATACATCTATGGTTCAGCTGAAGTAGTAGGTTTGATGTGCTTGCGTGTTTTCTGCGAAGGAGATCAAGTGGAATACGAATCTTTGAAAGAAGATGCCTGTGCCTTAGGTTCAGCTTTCCAAAAAATCAACTTTCTCCGCGATATTCGCTCCGATTACGACGAACGCGGGCGGGTTTATTTTCCAGGCG encodes:
- a CDS encoding TonB-dependent receptor translates to MKHLFILLAFLSFNGFAQTNCHCTLKGIVASKENKEKVPGAYVYIKGLNKATISDAKGQFILSDLCPGTYTLVCQMASFDPIETIINLEDEKEEDFLLSTHDEHLQEVFVQGRKQEITSQSRTSLSVEERSQKDGLSLGEMLKGLTGVQSLQTGSSVSKPVIHGLHSSRVIILNQGVRQEGQNWGSEHAPEIDPFVSKNIQVIKGPGGLRYGGDAIGGIVMLEPDALPDSSAIHGSLQSIYFSNGRQGVLSGLLEGGIPRKKGWGWRVQGTLKDGGNVHTADYYLSNTGLKEENVSLAAGYKSNLWGAEAFVSRFHTVIGIYEGSHIGNISDLERSIARDRPLKAFTPDEFIRRIDRPNQDVWHDMAKIKAYYHLPNGATLRATAAAQSDERWELDVLRAGKNINTLRFNLNTHSGEFLYDETNSNKSWKGQIGFTYLDQGNITSGNRVPNPTLTTSLLPNYSLQNIGFFAIERRATEKWELEAGLRFDAKEIETHRPKANFSPTILRNKQIFSGFSGSIGLKYHWDPLTESQLTISRAFRAPGGNELFSNGVHHGAGAYEIGDPNLKGETGTNFSLSTNFKPERWDIELGLYSNHIHNFIYLRPEVVNGVAVYATTVRGVFPIFTYQQIDARFQGVDFQASYAVSSRISIQQKTSLVRAFDTQNDQYMVNIPADRFEYLVRYAFKKNNAYISGGVTQVSKQKRVEKGSDYAEPPAGYFLVNLNWGIKMRRFDVNLRVSNALNAAYRDYLNRFRYYADDQGRNISLKVSYSI
- a CDS encoding RNA polymerase sigma factor, which translates into the protein MTALEFTYQIGTFSKFLRPFALRLTKDGDDANDLVQDTLVKAFTNRDKYQDGTNLKAWLFTIMKNTFITQYQRMVRRNTFIDTTDNLHFINSMESLQENTAVNSFISEDIHSALAKIDSMYRVPFMMYFEGFKYHEIAEELDLPIGTVKNRIFMARRDLKNHLHMYA
- a CDS encoding phytoene desaturase family protein — protein: MKKVIVIGAGFSGLSAATELASKGYEVQILEKNDHAGGRARVFQSDGFTFDMGPSWYWMPDIFETYFNRFGKKPSDYYDLVRLDPSYSVILSETETIDLPANYADLKTLFESYEPGAAAQLDAFMEQAAYKYKVGIQDFVWKPSRKITEFLSLKLLIDAIRIDVFSSFYKHIRKFFTSPTLLKLMEFPILFLGAISQNTPAMYSLMNYAEIKLGTWYPMGGMHHIVKGMVALAEEKGVKITYNAEVQGFEIVKGNVVGVRTAAGLQEADAFVAGADYHHVEELLGDGLRNYDEAYWDKRVMAPSSLLFYLGISKRLPNLKHHNLFFDRDFTVHSHEIYTDPAWPSDPLFYASAPSVTDPSVAPEGCENVFLLIPVAPDLEDTEEGREKYFEQLMDRLEAHCGVSIRDSIVYKRSYAHRDFKSDYHAYKGNAYGLANTLMQTAILKPTLKNKHLDNLYYTGQLTVPGPGVPPSLISGIVVAGEVDKELKG
- a CDS encoding phytoene/squalene synthase family protein, giving the protein MDLYLQVSLASSKLLTKAYSTSFSLGIRTLDEKVHDPIYAIYGFVRLADEIVDTFHDQDKAALLQRFREDTYRAIEEKISLNPILHSFQWAVNKFGMERELIDAFLYSMELDLTKRDYNPEEYKQYIYGSAEVVGLMCLRVFCEGDQVEYESLKEDACALGSAFQKINFLRDIRSDYDERGRVYFPGVDFTTFTDAEKKEIEADIQLDFDAGLRGIHRLPAVARKGCLLAYEYYIRLFEKIKSLPASRIKEERIRVADWEKMFIYFQLALRK